A region from the Catenulispora sp. MAP5-51 genome encodes:
- the pstA gene encoding phosphate ABC transporter permease PstA, with the protein MTATEALGSLKAREDQETQEVAAQDTATTVPPEPPSEFEGPPERVRRLRRLKPDTVFALLGAAAAAISLTVLISHWFAPFSGPLGFVVLCYPLFLACYAVLVWTDESGPILRDRLMTVVTHSIAILVAAVLVLIVGFPIWGGVKSLTHLNFYTQDLRVAGPVQPISIGGLRHAVIGTAEQITITLAITVPLGIACAVFMNESPGRLANLVRTVAAAATALPSIVAGLFVFALLILELGLPKSGLAAALALSIMTLPIIIRASDVVLRLVPGHLKEASYALGASRWRTALRVMLPTARSGLATAVILGAARGIGETSPVLLTAGYTQYTNYDPRKGPQTSLPLATFKLVTSGQPNYVTRGYGAAALLMLLVLILFVAARAVGGKGAGQLSRRQRRRRTLASQRVQERFLARRTLFDTTRAEPTGLAAIGFDAAPTYPAAADHVATDPAAADRTEPMEPSS; encoded by the coding sequence ATGACGGCCACGGAAGCCCTGGGGTCCCTGAAAGCCCGGGAAGATCAGGAAACGCAGGAGGTGGCGGCCCAGGACACGGCGACGACCGTGCCGCCGGAGCCGCCGTCGGAGTTCGAGGGCCCGCCCGAACGGGTCCGCCGCCTCCGCCGCCTGAAACCCGACACGGTGTTCGCCCTCCTCGGCGCGGCCGCCGCGGCGATCAGCCTGACCGTCCTGATCAGCCACTGGTTCGCGCCGTTCTCCGGCCCGCTGGGCTTCGTCGTCCTGTGTTATCCGCTGTTCCTGGCCTGCTACGCCGTCCTGGTCTGGACCGACGAGAGCGGCCCGATCCTGCGCGACCGCCTCATGACCGTCGTGACGCACTCGATCGCGATCCTCGTGGCCGCCGTCCTCGTCCTGATCGTCGGCTTCCCGATCTGGGGCGGCGTGAAGTCCCTGACCCACCTGAACTTCTACACGCAGGACCTGCGCGTGGCCGGGCCGGTCCAGCCGATCTCGATCGGCGGCCTGCGGCACGCGGTGATCGGCACCGCCGAGCAGATCACCATCACCCTGGCCATCACGGTCCCGCTGGGCATCGCCTGCGCCGTCTTCATGAACGAGTCCCCCGGCCGCCTGGCGAACCTGGTGCGCACGGTCGCGGCGGCGGCCACCGCGCTGCCCTCGATCGTCGCCGGCCTGTTCGTCTTCGCGCTGCTCATCCTGGAGCTCGGCCTGCCCAAGTCGGGGCTGGCCGCCGCGCTCGCGCTGAGCATCATGACGCTGCCGATCATCATCCGCGCCTCCGACGTCGTGCTCCGCCTGGTGCCCGGCCATCTGAAGGAGGCCTCCTACGCCCTGGGCGCCAGCCGCTGGCGGACCGCGCTGCGGGTCATGCTCCCGACGGCGCGGTCGGGACTGGCCACGGCGGTGATCCTGGGCGCGGCCCGCGGCATCGGCGAGACGTCGCCGGTGCTGCTGACCGCCGGATACACGCAGTACACGAACTACGACCCGCGCAAGGGCCCGCAGACCTCGCTGCCGCTGGCCACGTTCAAGCTCGTCACCTCCGGCCAGCCGAACTACGTCACGCGCGGATACGGCGCGGCCGCGCTGCTGATGCTGTTGGTGCTCATCCTGTTCGTCGCCGCGCGCGCCGTCGGCGGCAAGGGGGCCGGCCAGCTGAGCCGGCGGCAGCGGCGGCGCCGCACGCTCGCCTCGCAGCGGGTCCAGGAACGCTTCCTGGCACGCCGGACCCTCTTCGACACCACCCGCGCCGAGCCGACCGGTCTCGCGGCGATCGGCTTCGACGCGGCACCGACCTACCCCGCGGCGGCCGACCACGTCGCGACCGACCCCGCGGCGGCCGACCGAACCGAACCGATGGAGCCATCGTCATGA
- the pstC gene encoding phosphate ABC transporter permease subunit PstC: MTEQFTTHVVDLPPAAGAEPPRPVRLKARGGDRVFLAVLAGSGILVLTIIAVIGGFLGTRASQALHVAGGGFLTTAAWSPGNGTGGAAKFGVAGILTGTVLIGLVAIVIAVPLAFGVALYISEYAPPRLRPLFTSLIDLMAAVPSVVYGLWGFLFLEHRAVGVAHWMATYLAWIPGFRVTGARVHDPLAPLTVYTASTFIAGTVVGLMITPIVSSMMRESFSQAPLGEREGAYALGATKWGMIRTVVLPFGRGGVIGGAMLGLGRALGETIAVYMIISLVFRIQPHILQAGASSVAALIAAHYGTATPFELSALMAAGLVLFLLTLVINLAASAIIARSRSGRDSG, from the coding sequence CGCGTGTTCCTGGCGGTGCTGGCCGGCAGCGGGATCCTGGTCCTGACGATCATCGCCGTCATCGGCGGCTTCCTGGGCACCCGCGCCTCGCAGGCGCTGCACGTGGCCGGGGGCGGCTTCCTCACCACCGCGGCCTGGTCGCCGGGCAACGGCACCGGCGGCGCGGCCAAGTTCGGCGTGGCCGGGATCCTGACCGGGACGGTGCTCATCGGGCTGGTCGCGATCGTCATCGCGGTGCCGCTGGCGTTCGGCGTCGCGCTCTACATCTCCGAGTACGCCCCGCCGCGGCTGCGGCCGCTGTTCACCAGCCTCATCGACCTGATGGCGGCGGTGCCGAGCGTGGTCTACGGCCTGTGGGGCTTCCTGTTCCTGGAGCACCGGGCGGTCGGGGTCGCGCACTGGATGGCGACGTATCTGGCCTGGATCCCGGGGTTCCGGGTCACCGGCGCGCGGGTGCACGATCCGCTCGCGCCGCTGACCGTCTACACCGCCTCGACCTTCATCGCCGGGACGGTGGTGGGGCTGATGATCACGCCGATCGTCAGCTCCATGATGCGCGAGTCGTTCTCGCAGGCGCCGCTGGGCGAGCGCGAGGGCGCGTACGCGCTCGGCGCGACCAAGTGGGGCATGATCCGCACCGTCGTGCTGCCGTTCGGCCGGGGCGGCGTGATCGGCGGCGCGATGCTGGGCCTGGGCCGGGCGCTGGGCGAGACGATCGCGGTGTACATGATCATCTCGCTGGTGTTCCGGATCCAGCCGCACATCCTGCAGGCCGGAGCCAGCTCGGTGGCGGCACTGATCGCCGCGCACTACGGCACCGCGACGCCCTTCGAGCTGTCCGCGCTGATGGCCGCCGGCCTCGTGCTGTTCCTCCTCACCCTGGTCATCAACCTGGCGGCGTCGGCGATCATCGCGCGCAGCCGGTCCGGAAGGGACAGCGGCTGA